The Musa acuminata AAA Group cultivar baxijiao chromosome BXJ3-6, Cavendish_Baxijiao_AAA, whole genome shotgun sequence region TCCAAATGAGTTTGTCTTTTCGTAAGTGTTGATTTAGGCACTTCTATGGACGCATATTCTCAACCATGAATCTTAACTCTCTAACTAAGATGGACTTGCATTGTCCTCTAAACCTATAGTTTTTTATCCAAATAGCAAGATAAGCATTCACATCCTGtacaagtcaatcttttaatttaaacaaataattttaatgttctacATCTCAAGTAAAATTTCATGTCTACTAAAATTACTCGATTGTTTATACGAACAATATTTTGGGTGGTTAAGTCAGCATATCCTTTACTATTCTGCGATTTCCTTTTCTTCCATTATACTTGGACAGACAAACATATGCATCTGACGTCTATCAACTACAAAAGACAAGAAACATCTAAAATTGTAATTTAAATTCCTCTAGTTGTTTCCTTTTAGCATGCATTCCAagataataacaaaagaaaatgacACATCATTAGCATACATGacggaaagaagaagaaaatttttgcACAGTAGTACATAAAATCTTAGGGATTCCACATCAATCCCCTAAATCTCACATGTGTATATTAGCCCCTGAAATCCCTAATCACGTCTATTCTTGGTTTCGAAACTGCTTGTTCTTTGCAAGCTTTCATAAATAGGAAGCACCCAAAGAAAGGAAATAAACCATTGTAAACAATGACATCCGAAAGATTTCATGAGGTCACACAGCATGGCACCAGACATCACTCACATTCATGAACAGAAAAGAACCAAAAGTACAATTTATATGCTAAGATAACACGAAATCAAAAATTCAAGAACGGTCGGAACGCACGAAGAGGTGAGATATTTCCACTTACCACGTCCTCGCAAAGATCTTTCAGTGGCTTCCGCATTGCGGCATGGTCCGGAAAATCCGCGAACCTGTAGAAGGACACTACCACGAGAAGGGGGGCCGGACCGTCCGCAGCCTCGGACGAGCTCAAGGCGGCGACCGACGAGCTAATTCCCCTGGCTCCAGAGAGGACTCGCGGCGAGGCGATCTGGAGGCTCCGGCGACTCGGAATGAATGGGTTAGGGCCGGAGAGATTAAGGGTGTGGAGGTGGTGAGCGATCACGGTTTTCTCCGCCTCCGAGGCCATGGGGAGAGGGAATccactagggttagggttagggttgggtttcaCGTAGGGGCGAGAGAGCATTCTCAGTAGAGCCGCGGCCGCGCCCCTACCGCAACTGCTCTTGGAGAAGGCGAGCGGCGGCGAAGATAACATCAGACTCCGTTTCCCACCGATCACAGAGGAAACGGGTTCAATGAATCCTTTTTTGTGGCTCTTATTGGGTTAGACCCGCTTTCCTAATGGGCTCCACCCGTTATTTAAACGGGTTAAAACTCATAGCAAATCCGCATTAGAATTGACACCGGGAAAATGGATTCAAGAAGCAGCATATCGGATCCAAAATTGGACTCCATTAGTCAGCTATCACGATAGTCTACTGCGTGCAGCTTGCACtgtacatgaagaagaagaagaagaagggcatCTGTAGCCCACTGGCTTCAGAGGTGCAACTCTCAACCTGCAACCTCATAGCCACACAAACTTATACTAGCTTTACACCATGAGAGAACTGTGAGCAAGTCCAAGTCTTCTGAATCTGAGTTCTTCTACAGGAAGAAGCAATCAGAGTCGACGCCAAGCAGACTCTCCCACTCAAGCAGGCCCTCCATGAACTCCATCTCCACACTGCTGGTAGGAGCCTGGAACCCGGAAGTCACATCGCCATGgtcatgacctgcaagtggagcaaCTGGTGCAGCGACTGCAGGGTTCGAGGTAGCCGCCGGCGATGAGCTGACGGTGGTCAGATTGCTCAGTACCTCTTCATCACACTCCTTTTTGAGAGAAGGATGTGGGGCTTCTCGTGTAATCTTCTCTGAGTCTGCTCCAAAGCTAATCAGATGGGAGGAGTTCCTCGAGTCCATGGCTGAGATGATAACCTGAGGGGCCATGGAGGGACTCTTGCATGTGTGCTCACCCAAGTAGGTGACGATGTAAGTGGAGGGATCATCCTGTGATTTCTGGACCTGCCTGACGGCCATGCAACCTTGATCATGCTTGTGGGTGCATCTGAAGTAGCTCCTGCAACATCAGAACCAGCAGTGTCATCAACTCAGTTCCTCCATTGCCATGACACTCTTGGCAATCTCAAACAGTAGTTTGATGGCAAATAGGAAGTACCTTGGATATTTGGCACTTTGGATAACCTTCTGCCCATATTTCCTCCATGTGTGGCCATCATCCAAAGACGATGATATGACCTTTGTCCATGAATATGGCCGTGATCTGCAAGacaaaataacatatatgctTCGATATATGTCTAAGAGATGTATCTATACGACACAAAAACTAAGATTAGGTTGCAATCTAATCTAACCTATCTACTATAGATAAGACAAACAAGGAAGCAAAGGAAGTCACCTTCTCCTGCAAAGTCTTCTCCTCTCTCCCACCGAGCTGATCTTACTCTTCCCACCTGAGATCTCGCGCAGCTGATCCTCTCCGGTGTCAGCCACCGCCGCTGTCTCCTCAAAGACGGCTAAGGTGAGAGCTCTCGATACCGAATCCATGAGCTCATCGAAGGTGGACTTGGCCGCTGCATGCTCGAAAAACAAAGGTCGTAGCATGACGCCGAGATGCGCGGCGGTCTCCCGGATTCTGATCAAGCTCTGGACCGCTGGCCGGTCGGCCACCGATGAGGCCGCTACCTTCGTGGGGGACGACGACATAGCCTGATCGATCCTTCCTCCCCTGTTCACCTGGACGACTTGTCGATTAAGCTGCAAGGGAAATGAGAGGGAGGTGTTCATCTACTTATATAGAGAGTTGTCGTTCTGAAGGAAAATTCACGGAAATACATGGCTAGAGGAAGCTACAAGGAAGAGAGGGCGACGTCGAGCAGTCTAGTTCACAGGCGTCATCTCTATCGTCAGTGGGATGACGACTCGAGGGTGAGCTTACGCTGCAGCCGATGGATACGTCGTGGCGGGTTCGTCGAAATCAAGCACAGCGCAAGTTGGGTGTTCTCATATCCACAAGTCTCGGAAAGTAACAGGAAAAGGAAGCGACTCAAAGTGTGAATGCAAAGAGAGGCTACATCACGATACACTTCTCAGATCAGCAGGTTTCAGCTTTGTCTTCGATGAGTGTCAGTAGAGTTTCTTGCGCGTGCCATAGGTTAACTCTGCATCTGATTGGTTGATTAGATCCGCACGAACGAGACTTCTTTAATCCTTGGCTTGTGTTCTTTTCCGATGCTTCGATGGTGACAAATCTTCAAGTTTCTTCACGGAAGCTTCTTGGAAGGGAATAAAAAGAGTACAAAACCTATGAGAGCAGGTGGCATTTGTCCATGAACGGACAAAGGAAAAGCCAAGGGTGGGGCAGATGCAGGGGGCGACAAGGCAGAAACTAGTTGCCATGGAGACAAGGAGAACTCTGGATGAGAGAGATCTGTGGACTCAAACCATCATGAGGAGATAAGGATGAGGAATACTGCATCTAACATGCATAAGAACGTACAATGTGAAGTCCCTTTCAACTTTCAATGTATGAGAAGTTTTCTTCTCTGTGTTACCTTTCAACAGTCTGCTCTTTCAATTCTTTCGGCTTTAGAATAATTTAACTATTTGATAAGGacacagacatatatatatatatatattgccacTTGTGACGCACGAGCCCACTTTAGTCTCGCCTCCTACTAACCCGTCAAATCTAACGATTTCCGTCAAATGTACCGTCAAGAATCACGGCTTCACCGTCAAACGCGGTCGTCGTCGAACACCTTTGCGGTGGCCCCCCCCCTGCTCCTGCTAGAGAAGGCTTTGCTGGGCCTCTCCGAGGAGGTGACGCTCGCCAGCGTCGAATTCAAGCTCCTGATGTACACCAACATGCATCTGATCATGTTCAACTACGGCTTCCAGGGCATGCTCGAGGCTGCTGACGGTCTTGTAATCTCTGAAAGGAAGTACTCATCGACTCGCGACAAAAGGTGATAAGAAGGCCTTGCTTATTTGATCTGCAACATTGCTCATGTGGAAGAAGGCAAAGCGGGATGTGATGGTACTTCAATGCAGCTCCATGTTCGCAGTGCTGTGTCTGCTTTATGAGAAAAGGAACATGAGAAGAGAAGAAATCTTGCCTTCCTGTTCTTTTCTCTCCTTTTTGGTGGGATCACAACTCCACAAACCGACCAAATCTTGTGTGCTATGACTAAAGAAAGGATCCAAGAAGAAAGTTGAAGGCacgaaagcagcagcagcagcagcaacaacaacaaccaatCCCCACATTTTGGGATCTATCAG contains the following coding sequences:
- the LOC135640957 gene encoding transcription factor WRKY45-2-like translates to MNTSLSFPLQLNRQVVQVNRGGRIDQAMSSSPTKVAASSVADRPAVQSLIRIRETAAHLGVMLRPLFFEHAAAKSTFDELMDSVSRALTLAVFEETAAVADTGEDQLREISGGKSKISSVGERRRLCRRRSRPYSWTKVISSSLDDGHTWRKYGQKVIQSAKYPRSYFRCTHKHDQGCMAVRQVQKSQDDPSTYIVTYLGEHTCKSPSMAPQVIISAMDSRNSSHLISFGADSEKITREAPHPSLKKECDEEVLSNLTTVSSSPAATSNPAVAAPVAPLAGHDHGDVTSGFQAPTSSVEMEFMEGLLEWESLLGVDSDCFFL